One stretch of Williamwhitmania taraxaci DNA includes these proteins:
- a CDS encoding DUF4372 domain-containing protein, producing the protein MGKNTEIKLVGQPIFKQAINLIDAINVSSLVKKHGADHYYKTFKAKP; encoded by the coding sequence ATGGGCAAAAATACAGAAATAAAATTAGTCGGACAGCCGATTTTCAAACAAGCCATCAACTTAATCGATGCCATTAATGTCAGCAGCTTGGTGAAAAAGCATGGTGCAGACCATTACTATAAGACGTTTAAGGCAAAACC
- a CDS encoding Maf family nucleotide pyrophosphatase, which translates to MLKEILKPYTLLLASASPRRQMLLAELDLFFTVPPLIEVEEDYPIDSPIKEVAGYLAQKKAQAYLTLLTPRDILITSDTVVICDNKLLGKPSSLQNAKEMLSMLSGKEHVVITAVSLVNKDRMHVFSVDTKVRFRDLTQEEIEYYVEKFRPLDKAGAYGIQEWIGYAGVESIEGSYFNVMGLPVQRLYVELEAFVKSLNSR; encoded by the coding sequence ATGCTCAAAGAAATACTAAAGCCCTATACGCTTCTACTGGCATCAGCCTCTCCAAGGAGACAGATGCTTCTTGCGGAACTCGATTTGTTTTTTACAGTTCCACCTCTTATTGAGGTAGAAGAGGATTATCCAATTGATTCTCCGATTAAGGAGGTTGCAGGTTATCTTGCTCAAAAGAAAGCCCAAGCTTACTTGACTTTGCTCACGCCCAGAGATATACTTATTACTTCCGATACGGTGGTAATATGCGACAATAAATTGTTGGGTAAACCATCGTCGCTTCAGAATGCCAAGGAGATGCTCAGTATGCTTTCAGGAAAGGAACATGTGGTTATAACCGCGGTTTCTCTTGTAAATAAAGATCGCATGCATGTTTTTTCGGTAGATACGAAGGTTCGGTTTAGAGATCTTACCCAAGAGGAGATTGAATATTATGTGGAGAAATTTCGCCCTCTCGACAAGGCTGGTGCCTATGGTATACAGGAGTGGATTGGATACGCTGGCGTAGAGTCTATAGAAGGTTCTTACTTCAACGTTATGGGCCTTCCCGTTCAACGGTTATACGTTGAATTGGAGGCATTTGTAAAATCGTTAAATTCTAGATAA
- a CDS encoding S46 family peptidase, with translation MKRIVIGVLALFIIFGNLRADEGMWLPLLVGKQKMKEMKASGFKLKAEDIYSINHNSLKDAIVQFGGGCTGEVISDEGLIITNHHCGYRQIQEHSSLEHNYLEDGFWAMSKREELSNPNLSVKFLVRMEDVTEKILGGITMETPEEERGKLIIARSAATTKLAIEGTNFIAEVKPLFYGNQYFLSLLSDKKIPVETLVE, from the coding sequence ATGAAGAGAATAGTTATTGGTGTATTAGCACTTTTTATCATCTTTGGCAACCTTAGAGCCGACGAAGGAATGTGGTTACCACTTTTAGTGGGTAAGCAAAAGATGAAAGAGATGAAGGCAAGTGGCTTTAAGTTAAAGGCCGAAGATATTTATAGCATCAACCATAATAGCCTTAAGGATGCTATTGTTCAGTTTGGGGGAGGATGCACCGGAGAAGTTATTTCGGATGAAGGGTTAATTATTACCAACCATCATTGTGGTTATAGGCAAATTCAGGAGCATAGTAGCCTTGAACATAACTATCTGGAGGATGGATTTTGGGCTATGTCCAAGCGAGAGGAGTTGTCTAATCCCAATCTTTCTGTAAAATTTCTTGTCCGAATGGAGGATGTTACAGAGAAAATATTGGGTGGTATAACGATGGAAACCCCAGAGGAAGAACGTGGAAAACTTATCATCGCCCGTTCTGCGGCCACTACTAAATTGGCTATCGAAGGAACTAATTTCATTGCCGAAGTAAAACCGCTCTTTTACGGCAATCAATATTTTCTATCACTACTGTCCGACAAAAAGATTCCAGTTGAAACGTTAGTTGAATAA